From the genome of Thiovibrio frasassiensis:
CGAGGCGCCGGAAACCATCCCCCACATCACTCTCGCCCGGGAGCATGATCTTCTGGTCATTGCTCCGGCTTCGGCCCAGACCATCGCCCGCCTGGCCCATGGTCTGGCCGACAATCTGCTTGCCACCGTCGCCCTGGCCTCATCCGGACCGGTGCTGGTCTGTCCGGCCATGAACAGCGTCATGTTTCAGCATCCGGCCACCCAGGCGAATCTTGCCACCATCAGATCCTACGGATATACGGTCGTCGAACCCGATTCCGGGAAAATGGCCTGTGACGAAGAAGGACCCGGCCGCCTGACCGATTGGGAAACCGTCAGACAAGCCATCCTCACCTTCTTTGCCCCCCAGACCCTTGCCGATGAGCATGTGCTCATTACTGCCGGCCCCACCCGGGAACCCTTTGATCCGGTTCGCTTCTTGAGCAATCCCTCCACCGGCAAGATGGGATATGCCTTGGCGGCAACCGCCAAACAACGGGGGGCGACGGTCACCCTGATCAGCGGACCCACCGCCCTGCCTGTGCCGCCCGGCGTCCGGCGCATTCAGGTAACCACCGCCGCTGAAATGCGCGAGGAAGTCATGCACTGTCTCGCTGCGGCGACCATTGTCCTCAAGGCCGCAGCTGTTTCCGACTACCGTTTCAGCGAAACTGAGCCCCACAAGGTAAAAAAAGGGCAGGGCAACTTATCTCTGGCCCTGGCCGCCAACCCGGACATCCTGAAAGAACTGGGGGACCTCAAAAAAGAATCTCCTCAATTCCCTTTTCTCATCGGCTTTGCTGCGGAGAGCCGGGATCATCTTGGGGAAGGGGCCAGAAAACTTAAGGAAAAAAATCTTGATCTGATCGTGGTCAATGATATTGGCGGAACGGAAACCGGTTTTGCAGCAGACACCAACAGAGTCACCCTGCTCGACCGCAATGGAGTTCAGGAAGATTTGCCGCTCCTCAGCAAGGAAGAGACCGCCCACCGGATCTGGGATGCGGTCGCAAGACTGCGATAAACACCTCTCATTCCTTGTTCGGCGGATGCAGCTTGGCGTGAAATTCCGGATACAATTTTTTCGTGCAGTCCGGGCAAATGCCATGACTGAACAGGGCATTTGAGTGTTTGCTGATATATTCCTCTATCTGACGCCAATAGCCGGTATCATCCCGAATCTTTTTGCATGAGGCGCAGATCGGGAGAAAACCGCTCAAAACCTTCACCTCCTGCATGGCCTGTTGCAACTGGGCAATGAGTTGCTCCTTCTCCATCTCTGTCTGTTTACGTTCTTCGATTTCCTCAAGCAGCTTCCCATTCGCAACATCAAGCGCACTGGTCCGGTCGCTGATCTTCTGTTCAAGATTGCAATAAATATCCAGATACTTGGCAGTGGCCTCCTCATACTCTTGCCTGGTCAGGCGAAGCTCGTTGCCAAGCTGACGCAGCTGTGTCTCAAGTTCCTGAATCCGTTGCCGAAGCGTCAAGTCGCTGCTGTTCATACAGCCAAGTATCCTTTCTGCTCGATTTGCCCCAACTCTTCCCTGACCAACTCAACGATAAGCCGCAAGGCGTACCACTGCAGGCCAAGGTCCCGAACATACTGCTGCAGAATCTCCCGGTCTGGCAGGGGCATGCGCACATAGCCATATCCCTGTTCGAACATGAGGTAATCAGCAATGAAGATTGTTTTGGTAAACAGACA
Proteins encoded in this window:
- the coaBC gene encoding bifunctional phosphopantothenoylcysteine decarboxylase/phosphopantothenate--cysteine ligase CoaBC; amino-acid sequence: MSLLTDKKILLGITGSIAAYKVADWVRALRREGCQITVVMTEAACRFISPLTMAALSGNPVHTTMFGAEAPETIPHITLAREHDLLVIAPASAQTIARLAHGLADNLLATVALASSGPVLVCPAMNSVMFQHPATQANLATIRSYGYTVVEPDSGKMACDEEGPGRLTDWETVRQAILTFFAPQTLADEHVLITAGPTREPFDPVRFLSNPSTGKMGYALAATAKQRGATVTLISGPTALPVPPGVRRIQVTTAAEMREEVMHCLAAATIVLKAAAVSDYRFSETEPHKVKKGQGNLSLALAANPDILKELGDLKKESPQFPFLIGFAAESRDHLGEGARKLKEKNLDLIVVNDIGGTETGFAADTNRVTLLDRNGVQEDLPLLSKEETAHRIWDAVARLR